The Planifilum fulgidum sequence CGAGGGAAATCCTCCCACTTCCCTCCTCCGGATGGCCCGCAGCCTGGCGGACAAAAACCGCCTGCGCATCCTCCGCTATCTGTCCGGAGGCCCCCGCAGCTTTATGGAAATCGTCCGCCATACGGGACTGGCCAAGAGCACCGTGCATCACCATATGGTTTCGCTGCGGTCGGCGGGTCTGGTCCGAATGATGCTGGAAAAGGAGCGAAACGAGGCCCGCTACGCCTTGCGAAGGGAGGTGCCGGATCGCCTTCATGGCCTGCTTGCGGAATATCTGAAGGGGGAAAATCGTCCTTCCGATCCGCCTTGATGTTTCGGTCCTGCTGAACCGGCACGCATCTTCCCGCACGCATCTTCCCGGGGGTGAGAGGGAAACGATGAAGGAATTGATTCGAAACCGCAGGTTTCTTCTGGTCTGGCTGGCCCAGGCCGCATCAGGACTCGGCGGAATCTTCGCCATGTTTATCGAGGCGTGGTTGGTGTATTCCATCACCGGATCCAAGATGGCCATGAGCGGATTGGTCATGGCGTTCATGATCGCCTCCCTCACCGTTCAGTTGGGGGCGGGGCCGTTTCTGGACCGCTGGGACCGGCGCCTTGTGATGGCCCTTTCGCAGTGGTCCCGGGCCGTGGGATATCTGGTTCCCACTGCGCTGTATGTCCTGGATTCCCTCTCCTTGTGGCATCTGTACCTGGCGGTCGTGATCGGAGGGATGGCCGAGCCCCTATTTCGGTCCTCCAGCATGGCTTACCTTCCGGATCTTCTTCCCGAAAAGCAGCTGGTCAAGGGAAACGCCGTGTTGGAAGGAACCATGAACGGGATGGCCCTGGTCGGCCCTCCCCTGGCAGGGGTGGCGCTGGGGTGGCTGGGCCCGGAGATGATCCTGTCCGCTTTGGTCTTTTTGCTGGCGCTGTCGGGAACTCTGCTCATCCTGTTGCCCGGGAGCCGTCCGGACGCCAAGGGCGAAAAACAATCCTGGATCGCCCAGTTCAAGGAAGGGTTGGGCATTTTCAGGGTGCATCCGATGCTGCTGGGGACGGCTCTGCTGATCATGACGAGCAATTTCGCCTACGGGGCGATCGAACCCCTGTTTCTTCCCTATGTGTCGGAACTTCTCCACGGCACACCGGTGCAATTCGGCCTGCTCACCTCCGCCTTCTCCCTGGGCATGCTGTTGGGTTCCGTGTGGATGAGTTTTCGGGAGGAACCCCGAAACCGCCGCATGTACATGATTTTGTCCAACGGGGTGGCGGGGGTGGCCATTGCCGTGATGGGCGCTGTTCACCTGTTCCCCGTCGCACTCTTGATGGGCTTCGTGTCCGGGATCTGCGCCATCGTTTTCAACGTGCTGAACACCACCCTTTACCAGCGCTTTGTTCCCAAGGAGATTCGCGGTCGCGTCTTCACCGTCCGCATCCTGCTGGCCCAGTCGGCCATTCCCCTCGGCGCGTTTTTGGGCGGCGGATTTGCGGAGCTGTGGGGTCTTGCCCCCCTGTTTCTCATCGCGGGAGGGGTGGTGATCCTGGTGACGGTGGTCGCCTGGTTCCATCCGGTGTTCCATCGATTGAACCAGCAGGTGTCCGCCCCGCAGAAGGAGGAAATCTCCTTGTCGGGCTGAGGTCACTGGCTGCCGAAGGCTTGGGAACGCGATGAGACGTGCGCAGGGCGCGGAGGGCTGCCGTGTCGTGCCCCGAGCGTGTGAACCGGAAAATGCGGCGGAACTTGCCGGCTTTCGGCCGGGGCGTTTTTTGATCGGAGAGAGGTTTGCGGGAAGGGGGTGAAGAAGAGAAATAAAACCGAAAATATGTTCCTGTTCCTGGAGGCCGGGCTGTCGATGCATTCCTTCTTTATTCACACGGCCTTATCTTCCGATCTGGATCGGCCAGGCGGCCGCCGGGATGGGCGGCAGTTTCGCCACCTTTGTCCAGTCCTGGCTGATGTATGAACTGACGGGCTCCAAACTGGCGATGGGGAGCCTGTGGCTGGTGTTTATGCTGCCGGGCGTTTTGGTGAAGCTGGTGTCGGGGCCCTGTCTGGACCGGTGGGATCCGAAGCGGCTGATGATCGCCGTCCAATGGTCGAGGGCGGCGATTTTTCTCCTGCCTTTCGGGATGTTGGCGCTGCATGCGCTGGAGGTATGGCACCTGTGCCTGACGACGATCGCCGCGGGCATGACGGAGCAGCTCTTTCGCCCGGACGGCATGGCCTATGTGGCCGGGACCTTTCCGGGGGAGAAGATGGCGAGGGTCAATTCCCTCCTGGAAGGAACCATGCAGTTGACGCAGCTGACGGGACCGGCGCTGGCGGGCTGGGCGTTGGCGGAAGCGGAGGGGGACAGTTTACCCGTCTTGGCCGCTCTGGTCGCGATGACCGCCGGTTCGGGAGCGGCGCCCCTTCCTCTGCCCCGGGCGGAGGGAGGAGTGCGGAGAAAAAAAGCCGGTTGGTTGGGGCAGTTGATCGAGGGATTCCGCTTTTTCCGGCTGTCTCCCCTTTTCTGTGGACCGGGTTGCTCATGACGGCGGTCAACTTCTGCACCGGGGCGTTTCTTCCGATGATCCTCCCCTTTGTGACGGAGCGGCTGGGGGGATCATCGGCGGAATATGGCTTGTATATGGCCGCCTATCCCTTGGGCTTCATGTTGGGGGCCCTTTACACCGGGTGGATCGGGGAACCCTCGGACCGACGGCGGCGGATGCTCGGTGCGCTGTTCTTCCAGGGCGGCTTTATGTGCCTTCCCGCATGGACCCGCTCCTTTCCCGTCGCGCTGGTGCCGGAGACCGGTGTCGGCGTCTGCGCGCCCTGTTTACCGTTCAGAACACCCCCTTTTACCGGAGGCACGTCCCGGCGGATCTGCGCGGAAGAGTCTTCGCCCTGCGCATGTTGATCGCCCGGTCCGGTTTTCCCCTGGGTGCGCTGTTTGCCGCGGGATTTACGGAATGGATGGGCCTTTCGCTTCTGTTCACCCTTCTCGGAGGGATTGTTTTGACGGCGGCGGCATCGGCCTGGTTTTCCCCCGTGTACCGGGAGTTAAACCGGGCGGCGATGCGGAATTCGGAGGAGGGAGCGCGGCGGGTGAGGATCAGATAATTTCTTTTATTCGGTAAAAAATGCGAAAACTTTCCTTCCTCATCAATATAAATGGTATACTAAAGAAGTGGTGTAAAACCGCTGCTTTCGTGAAAAATTCCTGAAGTTCCGGGGAGGTTCCCTTTGAAAAAGGAGTGATGGGATGAAGTTAACCACCAAGATCTTGATCGGGATTGTGCTCGGCCTCATTGTAGGTGCGGCGCTTCATTTGTACTTTCCGTCGGTCTTTGACGTTTTGAATGAATATATCTTCGATCCCGTTGCGGTGTTGTTCATCAAGGCGATCAAGATGATCGTGGTTCCGCTGGTTTTCTTCTCGATCGCGTCGGGAGCGGCGGGAATCGCAGATCCCCGGAAGCTGGGGCGGATCGGGGGAAAAACGATCTTATTGTATCTTTTGACGACGGCGGTGGCGATCACCGTCGGGTTGATGCTGGCCAACGTCATCGCTCCCGGCGAGGGAGTCCACATCGGAGAAGCCTCGGAAAAACCCGATATCCAAGAAGCTCCTCCGATCAAGGAGACGCTGCTTAACATCATTCCGGAAAACCCGGTCCAGGCGATGGCGGAGGCGGAGATGCTTCAAATCATCTTTTTCGCCCTGTTCTTCGGGATCGCCATGGCACTGCTGGGTGAAAAGGCGGACCGGGTGAAAGCGGTGATCGAACAGGGGAACGAAGTGACCATCAAGATGGTGGATCTGGTGATGAAAACCGCCCCCTATGCCGCCTTCGCCCTGATGGCCCGGGCCATCGGTCAAGCGGGGATCGAACTGATCGGATCCATGGCCTGGTATATGGTCACCATCCTCGGGGCGCTGCTTTTGCATATGGCCATTATCTACAGCTTGCTGATCTGGGCATTGGGGAAAATGAATCCGCTTCAATTCTTCAAGGCGATGGGGCCGGCCATGGAAGTGGCCTTCACCACCAGCAGCAGCGCGGCAACCCTTCCGGTCACGATGGAGTGTGTGGAAAGGGATCTGAAGGTGCCCAAAAGCATCAGCAGCTTTGTCCTGCCCCTGGGCGCGACGGTGAACATGGACGGCACGGCGATCATGCAGGGGGTGGCCGCCGTATTCATCGCCCAACTGTACGGCATCGATCTATCGCTGGTGGAGCAGGGAATGATCCTTCTGACCGCCACCCTGGCCTCCATCGGAACGGCGGCGGTCCCCGGGGCGGGTCTGGTGATCCTGTCGATGGTGCTCACCTCCGTCGGATTGCCGGTGGAGGGAATCGCCATCATCATGGGCGTGGACCGGCTTTTGGACATGAGCCGGACCGTGACCAACATCACCGGCGACGCCTGCGTGGCCGTCTGCGTGGCGAGGACGGAGGAACGACGTGCGGAGGCGGCTTCCGCGGCGGAACTCAGTGCGTAAATCAAACCCGGCGCCTCATGGGCGCCGGGTTTCTTGGCTCTGGAAGGAGAGGCTGGATGGCTGACTTGATCCGTGGAAGGGGCGGATTCCGACGGAAGGGAAGGGCCGGGTGGTTTAATCCCCGAGCCTGTAGCGGAAGACGCCGCCTTTTTCCTCTTTTTTCACCGCCCCCCATTCCTCCAGCAGGTCCAGGTGGCCGAGGGTTTCCGACATGGCCAAGGGAAGCTGTTCCAAGTACTTGGAAGGGAAAAGTCGCTTGCAGAGCTCGAAGCAGGTCAGCGCTTCCCCCTCCGACAGGAAGTCGCGCAGGGTGAGGGCGCGCTTATCCTGCTGGGCAAGCCGCTCCCTAATCAGGGAATGGGCGTGGGAGATCTCTTTTCCGTGGCCGGCGAGGACCAGGGCCAAATCCATATCGAGACAGCTCCTGAGGGACTGGCGATACTGAAGGAGCGGCTTCGCCCGCTCGTCCTCCCCGGGATAGGGCGGTTCGATTAATGCATTGGAGGATACGTGCGCGATCAGATGATCTCCTCCGATCATCAGTCCGTCCGCCTCCCGGTAAAGGGAGATATGGCTTTGGGCATGGCCCTTCGTCTCCTTCACCCGCCATCCGGGCATCCCCGGGACCTCGTCTCCCTCGGCGATTTCCCCGTCCAGATCCGTCCGGCAATTGAATTGCTGCAGCAGTTTGTGCAGCTCGATGTTGGGTCCGATGAGGGATTCCGCCACGCCTCCGGAGTGGAACAGCTCTTCCATGTACCGGTACCATCGGCGGTAAAAGGATTCGTCTTGAAGGATCCAGGGGCGGTTTCGCGGGTGGCCGATGAGGCGGAAATTTCCGTGTTCCCGGAGATAATCGAGCAGGCCCACATGGTCGATATGGTGATGGGTGAGCACCACCTGTTCGATGTCCGAAGGGGAGTAACCCCGCTCCCGCAGCTGGGTTTTCAGGCTTTCCCACGCTTCGTCCGTTTTTGGCCCGGCGTCCACCAGGGTGAGCGATTCGCCCTCCACCAGATAAACGTTGACGGGGCCGATGGGAAAAGGCGTGGGCAGGGAGATCCGATGAATGCCTTTCAGTTTCGCGGAAGTGTTCAACGCCTTCGCCTCCGGTTCGCAAAATGATCGAGGGTCGTTGCTGCGGTTTCCGCCGGTTTCGCGGCGGAAGGCGGGGATGGAACCGAATTGTGAATGAACGGTCATTCATTATATATTATCCATATTATAATGGATTTCGGGGAATTCGGCAACCCAGGAGGGAAGAGGGGCGTTGAAAAACGAACGCTTAGATATAATTACCGTCTTAATGTTCGTCTTTTCCGTTGACTTCCCCTTTCGGGGCTGTTACACTGGGGGTGACGGGATTTTTCTCATATATGCTCGGGAATAGGGCCCGAGTGTCTCTACCCGGAAACCGTAAATTTCCGGACTATGGGAAAAATCCTCCTTTCGGCGTGCGCAAAAGCGCCCGGACGGTGGATTTTTCGGAGGTCCGAAATCCTTGTCCGGGCTCTTTTTGTGAGAAGGAGAAGGGAAGATCCCTCTGCTCATTCATATCGGATCCTTCCGTTGAAAATACTTGCGGATAGGGGAGAAGGCGCATGGAGAAGCCGCTGGTGGGAATCATCATGGGATCGACGTCCGACTGGCCGACGATGAAACGGGCCGCGGAGGTGCTGAAAGAACTGGAGATTCCCCACGAGAAGCGGGTGGTGTCCGCCCACCGGACGCCCGACGAGATGTTTCGTTACGCGGAGGAAGCCGCGGACCGGGGCATCGAAGTAATCATCGCCGGCGCGGGCGGGGCGGCTCACCTGCCGGGGATGGTGGCGGCGAAGACGGTCTTGCCCGTCATCGGTGTGCCGATCAGGACATCGGCGTTGAACGGCCTGGATTCGCTGCTCTCCATCGTGCAGATGCCCGGCGGCGTGCCCGTGGCCACGGTGGCCATCGGGGAGGCGGGGGCCATAAATGCCGGTCTTCTGGCGGCGGAGATCCTGGGCGTCAAGGATCCGTCCATCCGGCAGCGCCTGATCGCCCGGCGGGAGGCGATCCGCCGGCGCGTGCTGGAGGCGGCCGATCCGGAGGCGCAGGGATGATGGGACAAAAGGACATGCCGGGGGATGCCGCATGGGCGTCCGGTGACGGCAAACCACATGCGAAGTGAGTGATCATCCGTGAAAGCGACAACGGAGAGAAAGCGGTCCACCGGCCGGGTGTTCCTCCCCGGGAGCGTGGTGGGCATCCTGGGCGGGGGACAGCTGGGGCGCATGGTGATCCTGGAGGGGCGCAAGATGGGATACCGCTTCGTCACCCTGGATCCCGCCTCCGATTGCCCCGCAGGTCAGGTGGCCGACCGGCACATCGCCAGGGGATTCGATGACCCGGAGGGAGCGGAAGCCCTGGCGGAGGCCGCCGATGTGATCGCCTACGAGTTTGAGAATGTCAGCGCGGATGTCGTCAAGCGTCTGGAGCGGAAGGCGGCGCTTCCCCAGGGGAGCCGGCTGCTGGAGGTGACGCAGCACCGCTTGCGGGAAAAGGAGACCCTCGCGGCGGGCGGTCTCCCGGTGACTCCCTTCCGGGCGGTGAGGAGCCCGCAGGAGGCGGAGCGGGCAGCCAAAGAACTGGGCCTCCCCTGTGTCATGAAGACGGCCACGGGCGGATACGACGGCAAGGGACAGCGGCTGATCCGCTCCGCCGAGGAAGCGGCGTCCAGCTGGACCGAACTTTCCGCCGGCGGCCGGGAACTGATATTGGAAGCGTTCGTCCCCTTTCGGAAAGAACTGTCCGTGGTGGTGGCCCGGGGGATCGGAGGGGAGACGGCCGCCTTTCCCGTGGCGGAGAACATCCACCGGGACCACATTTTGCACATGTCCATCGTACCCGCCCCTATCGACGGGGAGATCGCCCGGCGGGCGGAAAAGCTCGCCCGGGATGTGGCCCGGCACTTGGGGGTTGTGGGCTTGATCGCCGTCGAGATGTTTCTTCTGGAGGACGGGCGCCTCCTGATCAACGAGCTGGCGCCCCGCCCGCACAATTCGGGCCATTACACCTACGACGCCTGCGCCACTTCTCAATTTGAACAATTTCTGCGGGCGATATGCGGGCTGCCCCTGGGTTCACCCCGGCTGCTCACTCCCGCCGTCATGGTGAATGTCCTGGGACAGCACCTGCCCGGCCTGCTGGAAAAGCTGCCCTCCCTGCCTCCGCAGGTGAAGGTGCACCTGTACGGAAAGCGGGAGGCCCGGCACGGAAGAAAGATGGGACATGTGACCATTTTGGCGGACGCGGCGGAAGCGCTTGAAATCATCCAACAAATCGGCCTTTGGGAAAGGTAGAAAGGGTTGGGACATCATGATCGAACGTTACACCCGCCCCGAAATGGGAGAGATCTGGACGGAGGAAAACCGGTTCCGCGCCTGGCTGAAGGTGGAGATTCTCGCCTGCGAGGCCTGGGCGGAGCTGGGGGTGATTCCCCGGGAAGACGTGGAGAAAATCCGGAAAAACGCCCGGATCGACGTCGCCCGCATTCACGAGATCGAGCGGGAGACCCGGCACGATGTGGTGGCCTTCACCCGGGCGGTGTCGGAAACCCTGGGTCCCGAGTCCAAATGGGTCCATTACGGTCTCACCTCCACCGACGTGGTGGATACGGCCTTATCTTATCTGCTGCTTCAGGCCAACCGGATTTTGCTTAAGGATATTGACCGCTTTCTGGAGGTGCTGAAGAAGAAGGCCCTCCGCTACAAGGACACCGTGATGATGGGGCGCACCCACGGGGTGCACGCGGAACCCACCACCTTCGGCCTGAAAATGGCCCTGTGGTACGCGGAGATGAAGCGAAACCGGGAGCGTTTCGTCCGGGCGATGGAGGAGGTGCGGGTGGGGAAAATCTCCGGCGCCGTGGGCACCTACGCCAACGTCGATCCCTTTGTGGAGGAGTATGTGTGCCGGAAGCTGGGCCTTGAGCCCGCGCCCATTTCGACCCAGACCCTGCAGCGGGACCGCCACGCGGCGTACATGGCCACCCTGGCCCTGATCGCCACCTCCCTGGACAAGTTTGCCACCGAAATCCGCGGCTTGCAGAAGAGCGAGACCCGCGAGGTGGAGGAGGCCTTCAAGGCGGGACAAAAGGGCTCTTCGGCCATGCCCCACAAGCGGAATCCCGTCGGTTCGGAAAATGTGAGCGGCTTGGCCCGGGTGATCCGGGGACACATGATTTCCGCCTACGAAAACGTCCCCCTGTGGCACGAGCGGGACATCTCCCACTCCTCCGTGGAGCGGGTGATCCTGCCCGATGCGACGATCCTCCTCAATTACCTCCTCAACCGCTTTGCGGGAATCGTGGAAGAGCTGACCGTGTTCCCAGAAAACATGAAGCGGAACATGGAGCGCACCTTCGGCCTGATTTATTCCCAGCGGGTCCTCCTCACCCTCATCGACAAGGGAATGAAGCGGGAAGAGGCCTACGACCGGGTGCAGCGCCTGGCGATGCGGGCCTGGGAGGAGCAGCGCCCCTTCCGCCCGCTGGTGGAGGCGGACGAGGTGATATCCAAGGTGCTCACGCCGGAGGAGGTCGCCGACTGTTTCGACTACCGGTACCATCTGAAACACGTGGACACTCTGTTCCGCCGGCTGGGCCTGTTGGACGAGTGATCGGGCCGGCCAAACCTGTGGAGAGGAGTCGGAAAACATGAACCGGGGTGAACTGCTGTACGAGGGGAAGGCGAAAAAGCTGTTTAGGACGGAGGACCCGGATGTGGTGCGGGTGGTGTACAAGGATGATGCCACCGCCTTTGACGGAAAGAAAAAGGGGCATCTTCCGGGCAAGGGGGAGATGAACAACCGGATCAGCGCGTTCTTTTTCCGCTATTTGGCCGAGAAGGGAGTGGACAACCACTTTGTCCGCCGCCTTTCGCCGACGGAGCAGCTGGTCCGGAGGGTGAGGATTCTTCCCCTGGAAGTGGTGGTGCGGAACCGGGCGGCCGGCTCCCTCGCCAAGCGGCTGGGGCTGGAGGAGGGGACGTCCCTGCCCCGGCCGGTGGTGGAGTTTTATTACAAGAACGATGAGCTGGGGGATCCCCTGGTCAACGAGGATCACATCGCCGCCCTTCAGCTGGCGTCTCCGGATCAGCTGGAGGAGATGAAGCATATCGCCCTGCGCGTCAATGGGCTCCTGAAGGAGCTGATGGAGGAGCGCGGGGTGATTCTGGTGGATTTCAAGCTGGAGTTCGGCCTGGACCGGGAGGGCCGGCTTCTGCTGGCGGACGAGATCTCGCCGGATACGTGCCGCTTTTGGGATGCCCGGACGGAAGAGAAGCTGGACAAGGATCGCTTTCGCCGGGACCTGGGGGGCGTCGTGGAGGCGTACCGCGAAATTTGGCGACGGCTGGGAGGAGAAATCCGTGATTAAGGCCACGATCACCGTGAAACTGAAACCGGGCGTGCTGGATCCCCAGGGGGAGGCGGTCAAGAAAGCGCTGCACACCCTGGGATTTGATGAAGTGTCCGATTTGCGCATCGGGAAGACGATGGAGGTTTGGCTAAGCGCCGATGATCCGGCGCAGGCGGAGGAACGGGTGCAGGCCATGTGCGAGAAACTGCTGGCCAATCCGGTCATCGAGACCTATTCCTTCTCGGTGGAGGAGGGGCTCTGATGCGCTTCGCCGTTCCCGTGTTTCCCGGTTCCAACTGCGACGTGGATTGCGTGAAGGCGGTGGAGGAGGTTCTGGAGCAGCCCGTGGATCTGGTGTGGCACACCCAAACTGATCTGTCCGTCTATGACGCCATCATCCTCCCCGGCGGCTTCTCCTACGGGGACTACCTGCGGACGGGGGCCCTGGCCCGCTTTTCCCCGGTGATGGAAGGGGTGAGGGAGGCGGCCGAAAAGGGCAAACTGGTCGTCGGCATCTGCAACGGCTTTCAGATCCTGCTCGAGGCGGGGCTGCTTCCCGGAGCGATGAGGCGGAACGATCATCTGCAGTTCCGCTGCGACATTCAGCTTCTGCGGGTGGAAAAACGCCCGGCTTCCCTTCACCCGGGATTACCGGGAGGGGGAGACGATCCGCATCCCCATCGCCCACGGCGAGGGAAACTATTACTGCGACGAGGAAACCCTGGCGGAGATCAAGCGAAACAATCAGATCGTCTTCCGCTACGCCGGGGAAAACCCGAACGGTTCGGTGGACGACATCGCCGGGATCGTCAACCGGGAGGGGAATGTGCTCGGCATGATGCCCCATCCGGAACGGGCGGTCCACCGCTGGATGGGTTCGGCGGACGGAGTGCGATTCTTCACTTCGATGCTGAAATATTGGAGGGAGAGCGGTGCAGCCTAAGCAAACGACCCGTTCCCGGGAGCCGGGTCCGGAGAGGATCCGCGACAGGAAGCTGTACCGGGAGCTGGGATTGACCGATGAGGAATACGAGCGGGTGGTCCGCTGTCTCGGCCGGCTGCCCAACTGGACGGAGACGGGCATCTACAGCGTGATGTGGTCGGAACACTGCAGTTACAAAAACTCCAAGCCGCTTCTCAGGCGCTTTCCCGTCGACGGCCCCCGGGTTCTGCAGGGGCCCGGGGAGGGGGCCGGCGTGATCGACATCGGGGACGGGCAGGCGGTGGTGTTCAAGATCGAAAGCCACAACCACCCGTCGGCCGTGGAGCCCTTCCAGGGGGCGGCGACGGGCGTCGGCGGGATCATTCGCGACGTTTTCTCCATGGGGGCGCGTCCGGTTGCCCTGCTCAATTCCCTCCGGTTCGGAACTCTGGACCGGCCCCGGGTCCGCTACCTGTTCGGCCAGGTGGTGGCCGGAATCGCCCACTACGGCAACTGCGTCGGGATTCCCACCGTGGGCGGGGAAGTCTGCTTCGACCCCCGTTACGAGGGCAATCCCCTGGTGAACGCCATGTGCGTGGGCATCCTCGACCACGAGGACCTGCAGAAGGGGGTGGCCTCCGGCGAGGGCAATCCGGTGATCTACGTGGGGGCCAGCACCGGACGGGACGGCATTCACGGGGCCACCTTCGCCTCCGAAGAGCTGAGCGAAGCTTCCGAAGAGAAGCGCCCTTCGGTGCAGGTGGGGGATCCCTTCAAGGAGAAATTGCTCCTCGAGGCGTGCCTGGAGATGGTGAAGGAGAACCTGCTGGTCGGGATCCAGGACATGGGCGCCGCCGGCCTCACCTGTTCCAGCGCCGAGATGGCGGCCAAGGGAAAGGTCGGCATGGTGCTGGATCTGGACCGGGTGCCCCAGCGGGAAGCGGAGATGACTCCCTATGAAATGATGCTGTCGGAATCCCAGGAGCGGATGCTCCTGGTCGTGGAAAAGGGGCGCGAGGAGGACATCAGGCGCATCTGCGACAAGTGGGGCCTCATCTGCGCCGTGATCGGGCGGGTGACGGGGGACGGGCGGCTTCGCCTCCTTCACAAGGGAGAGCAAGTGGCGGACATCCCCGTCCAGACCCTGACGGATGCGCCGGTGTACGTCCGGGAAGGGAAGGAGCCCGGTTACTACCGGGAGTTTGCCGCCTTCGATCCGGAGCCGGAGCTTTCGGGAATCGATCCCCAGGAGGCGCTGAGGAAGGTGCTCGCCTCTCCGACGGTGGCCAGCAAGCGCTGGGTGTACCGGCAATATGACCACATGGTGCGCGCCAGCACCGCCGTCCGGCCGGGTTCCGACGCGGCGGTGATCGTCCTGCGGGGGACGGACAAGGCGCTGGCGATGTGCACCGACGGGAACGGCCGGTATGTTTATCTCGATCCGAAGCGAGGCGGGGCGATCGCCGTCGCCGAGGCGGCGCGCAATGTGGTCTGCTCCGGGGCGGAACCTCTGGGAATCACCGACTGCCTCAACTTCGGCAACCCGGAAAAGCCGGAAATTTACTGGCAACTGGCCGGGGCGATCGACGGGATGAGCGAAGCGTGCCGCGTCCTGGGCACCCCGGTGGTCAGCGGGAATGTGAGCCTGTACAACGAGACGAAGGGGCAGGCCGTTCTTCCCACCCCCGTGGTCGGCATGGTGGGGCTGATCCAGAGCCGCCGGCACATCACCACCCAGGACTTCAAGGAGGAGGGCGACCTGATTTTCCTCCTGGGGGAGACCCGGGCGGAGTTGGGCGGAAGCGAGCTGCAGCAGGTGATCACCGGCCGGATCGCCGGGCGTCCGCCGGCGATCGACCTGGAAAAGGAAAAGCGCCTTCAGGATGCGGTGCTTGAGGCGATCCGAAGGGGCTGGGTTTCGTCGGCCCATGACCTGTCCGAGGGCGGGCTGGCCGTGGCGCTGGCGGAGTCCTGCATCGGCGGCGGCCGGGGGGCGGAGATCGATGTCCGGACGGATCTGTCGGCCATCGCCTTCCTCTTCAGTGAAAGCCAATCCCGGGTGCTTCTCAGCGCTTCTCCGGACGCGGCCGAGGAACTGGAACACTTTTTGCGGGAGCGGGGAGTTCCCTTTGAGCGGATCGGGCGGGTGACCGAAGGGCGACTCCGGGTGCGCCTGAACGGCAGGGAAGTGATCGACGCCGGCGTGGGCGAGCTCTCCGACGTGTGGGAAGGGGCGATACCGTGCGCGATGAATCCGTCTTCGACGAACTGAAGGAAGAATGCGGGGTGTTCGGCATCGCCGGCCATCCGGAGGCGGTCCGGCTCACCTATTACGGGCTGCACGCGCTGCAGCACCGGGGACAGGAAAGCGCCGGCATCGCCGCCACCGACGGGGGGGCTTTCCGGCACCACCGCGGCATGGGGCTGGTGACGGAAGTGTTTGATGACGACGGGCTGCGAAAATTGTCGGGGCACACCGCCATCGGCCACGTCCGCTACTCCACCACCGGGGAGAGCGGCCTCCTCAACGCCCAGCCCCTGGTTTTCAACTATCCCTTCGGGCCCTTGGCCCTGGCGACCAACGGCAACCTGGTGAACGCGGGACGCCTGAGGGAGGAACTGGAGCGGGCGGGCTCCATTTTCCAGACCACCACCGACACCGAGGTGATCGCCCATCTGATCGCCCGCTCCCGCCGGGAGCGGCTGGAGGATGCCGTCGTCGACGCCCTGGCGCAGCTGACGGGGGCTTTCGCCCTGTTGATCCTGACCAAGGACCGGCTGCTGGTGGCCCAGGATCCCCACGGCCTGCGCCCCCTCTCCATCGGCCGGCTGGGAGACGCCCACGTCTTTTCCTCGGAAACCTGCGCCTTTGACGCCATCGGGGCGGAGCTGATCCGGGAAGTGCGGCCCGGCGAGCTGATCATCCTGGACCGAAGCGGGCTGCGGAGCCGAACCTTCGCCCCGCCGGCCCGGAGGGCGGTCTGTTCCTTCGAATATATCTACTTCGCCCGTCCCGACAGCGAAATCGGAGGCATCAACGTGCACGCGGCCCGG is a genomic window containing:
- the purL gene encoding phosphoribosylformylglycinamidine synthase subunit PurL, giving the protein MQPKQTTRSREPGPERIRDRKLYRELGLTDEEYERVVRCLGRLPNWTETGIYSVMWSEHCSYKNSKPLLRRFPVDGPRVLQGPGEGAGVIDIGDGQAVVFKIESHNHPSAVEPFQGAATGVGGIIRDVFSMGARPVALLNSLRFGTLDRPRVRYLFGQVVAGIAHYGNCVGIPTVGGEVCFDPRYEGNPLVNAMCVGILDHEDLQKGVASGEGNPVIYVGASTGRDGIHGATFASEELSEASEEKRPSVQVGDPFKEKLLLEACLEMVKENLLVGIQDMGAAGLTCSSAEMAAKGKVGMVLDLDRVPQREAEMTPYEMMLSESQERMLLVVEKGREEDIRRICDKWGLICAVIGRVTGDGRLRLLHKGEQVADIPVQTLTDAPVYVREGKEPGYYREFAAFDPEPELSGIDPQEALRKVLASPTVASKRWVYRQYDHMVRASTAVRPGSDAAVIVLRGTDKALAMCTDGNGRYVYLDPKRGGAIAVAEAARNVVCSGAEPLGITDCLNFGNPEKPEIYWQLAGAIDGMSEACRVLGTPVVSGNVSLYNETKGQAVLPTPVVGMVGLIQSRRHITTQDFKEEGDLIFLLGETRAELGGSELQQVITGRIAGRPPAIDLEKEKRLQDAVLEAIRRGWVSSAHDLSEGGLAVALAESCIGGGRGAEIDVRTDLSAIAFLFSESQSRVLLSASPDAAEELEHFLRERGVPFERIGRVTEGRLRVRLNGREVIDAGVGELSDVWEGAIPCAMNPSSTN
- the purB gene encoding adenylosuccinate lyase gives rise to the protein MIERYTRPEMGEIWTEENRFRAWLKVEILACEAWAELGVIPREDVEKIRKNARIDVARIHEIERETRHDVVAFTRAVSETLGPESKWVHYGLTSTDVVDTALSYLLLQANRILLKDIDRFLEVLKKKALRYKDTVMMGRTHGVHAEPTTFGLKMALWYAEMKRNRERFVRAMEEVRVGKISGAVGTYANVDPFVEEYVCRKLGLEPAPISTQTLQRDRHAAYMATLALIATSLDKFATEIRGLQKSETREVEEAFKAGQKGSSAMPHKRNPVGSENVSGLARVIRGHMISAYENVPLWHERDISHSSVERVILPDATILLNYLLNRFAGIVEELTVFPENMKRNMERTFGLIYSQRVLLTLIDKGMKREEAYDRVQRLAMRAWEEQRPFRPLVEADEVISKVLTPEEVADCFDYRYHLKHVDTLFRRLGLLDE
- the purK gene encoding 5-(carboxyamino)imidazole ribonucleotide synthase; protein product: MKATTERKRSTGRVFLPGSVVGILGGGQLGRMVILEGRKMGYRFVTLDPASDCPAGQVADRHIARGFDDPEGAEALAEAADVIAYEFENVSADVVKRLERKAALPQGSRLLEVTQHRLREKETLAAGGLPVTPFRAVRSPQEAERAAKELGLPCVMKTATGGYDGKGQRLIRSAEEAASSWTELSAGGRELILEAFVPFRKELSVVVARGIGGETAAFPVAENIHRDHILHMSIVPAPIDGEIARRAEKLARDVARHLGVVGLIAVEMFLLEDGRLLINELAPRPHNSGHYTYDACATSQFEQFLRAICGLPLGSPRLLTPAVMVNVLGQHLPGLLEKLPSLPPQVKVHLYGKREARHGRKMGHVTILADAAEALEIIQQIGLWER
- the purC gene encoding phosphoribosylaminoimidazolesuccinocarboxamide synthase, giving the protein MNRGELLYEGKAKKLFRTEDPDVVRVVYKDDATAFDGKKKGHLPGKGEMNNRISAFFFRYLAEKGVDNHFVRRLSPTEQLVRRVRILPLEVVVRNRAAGSLAKRLGLEEGTSLPRPVVEFYYKNDELGDPLVNEDHIAALQLASPDQLEEMKHIALRVNGLLKELMEERGVILVDFKLEFGLDREGRLLLADEISPDTCRFWDARTEEKLDKDRFRRDLGGVVEAYREIWRRLGGEIRD
- the purS gene encoding phosphoribosylformylglycinamidine synthase subunit PurS; the encoded protein is MIKATITVKLKPGVLDPQGEAVKKALHTLGFDEVSDLRIGKTMEVWLSADDPAQAEERVQAMCEKLLANPVIETYSFSVEEGL